In Musa acuminata AAA Group cultivar baxijiao chromosome BXJ3-11, Cavendish_Baxijiao_AAA, whole genome shotgun sequence, one DNA window encodes the following:
- the LOC135653062 gene encoding bet1-like SNARE 1-1 isoform X3 — protein MNLRRDYRNRASLFDSIEEGGILAPSYSSHEIDEYGNDRAIDGLQDRVNILKRLTGEIHEEVEIHNRALDRMGHDMDASRGVLSGTVDRFKMVFERKSSRRMATFVASFLVLFLLIYYLTK, from the exons ATGAACTTGAGAAG AGATTATAGAAACAGAGCTTCTCTTTTTGATAGCATTGAGGAGGGTGGCATTCTAGCACCATCTTATTCCTCTCATGAAATTGATGAGTATGGCAACGACAGAGCTATCGATGGGCTACAAGATAGAGTGAATATTTTAAAAAGA TTGACAGGGGAAATACATGAAGAAGTTGAGATTCATAATCGTGCATTGGACCGAATG GGTCATGACATGGATGCTTCAAGGGGAGTCCTTTCCGGAACGGTTGATCGTTTCAAGATG GTTTTTGAGAGAAAGTCAAGTCGCAGAATGGCTACCTTTGTGGCATCTTTCCTGGTGCTCTTCCTACTCATCTATTACCTCACCAAGTAG
- the LOC135652584 gene encoding ras-related protein RABC2a-like, with translation MGSSSGPGHGYDYAFKILLIGDSGVGKSSLLVSFISNHLADDLSPTIGVDFKIKHLAVGDEKLKLTIWDTAGQERFRTLTSSYYRGSQGIILVYDVTKRETFTNLADVWVKEVELYSTNRNCVKVLVGNKVDKEADRMVTREEGIAFANEYGCLFIECSAKTRANVEKCFEELALKIMEVPKLVEEGSVPVKRNILKQKQEQHAHQGGCCS, from the exons ATGGGTTCGTCGTCGGGGCCGGGGCATGGGTACGATTACGCCTTCAAGATACTCTTGATCGGGGACTCCGGGGTGGGCAAGAGCAGCCTCCTCGTCTCTTTCATCTCCAACCACCTCGCGGACGATCTCTCCCCCACCATCG GTGTCGATTTTAAAATCAAGCATCTTGCTGTTGGTGATGAGAAGTTGAAGCTGACGATATGGGACACTG CTGGACAGGAGAGGTTTAGGACATTGACTAGTTCTTATTATAGAGGTTCTCAAGGAATAATTCTCG TTTATGATGTGACAAAGCGAGAGACTTTTACCAATCTGGCTGATGTATGGGTCAAGGAAGTAGAATTATACTCAACAAACCGCAACTGTGTCAAAGTGCTTGTTGGAAATAAAGTTGACAAG GAGGCTGATAGGATGGTGaccagagaagaggggattgcctTTGCCAATGAGTATGGGTGTTTGTTTATTGAGTGCAGTGCAAAAACAAGAGCCAATGTGGAGAAATGTTTTGAAGAACTGGCATTGAAG ATTATGGAAGTTCCTAAACTGGTGGAGGAAGGATCAGTTCCAGTTAAAAGGAATATTCTGAAACAAAAACAGGAACAACATGCACACCAAGGAGGCTGTTGCTCATGA
- the LOC135653062 gene encoding ATG8-interacting protein 1-like isoform X2 produces MADNEKGQEETSSRGADWEVVSLTASAYAAAPGPSEFDPTDESKEKESITNHDTSAALFMSGHFIFPPSEHENLPIEPAISEIHSEPDGHDVSSEVFYDDNLLDNLGKQKLQTESDDDLHGIEFFDKENIGFQEGIGFQGLNSVGKGQGKFADSQSVAFQSGAHESGTKFETEGTSNTNTGTSQEHARPNEDKSDGSDLPSQSWWKRHAASMYDRAKEANTFWSVVVAAAFVGLVILGQQWQRDKLQLHKTKWRFSINDE; encoded by the exons ATGGCGGACAATGAAAAAGGTCAAGAGGAAACTTCATCTCGTGGAGCTGACTGGGAAGTTGTGTCCCTCACGGCATCTGCCTATGCTGCTGCACCTGGACCTAGCGAGTTTGACCCTACCGATGAAAGTAAAGAGAAGGAGAGCATAACTAATCATGATACTTCTGCTGCACTATTCATGTCTGGTCACTTTATATTTCCACCCAGTGAACATGAGAATCTTCCAATAGAACCCGCCATAAGTGAAATCCATAGTGAACCGGACGGACATGATGTAAGCTCTGaagttttttatgatgataatttacTTGATAATTTGGGTAAACAGAAGTTGCAGACTGAATCTGATGATGACTTGCATGGAATTGAGTTTTTCGACAAAGAAAATATTGGATTTCAAGAGGGCATAGGATTCCAAGGGCTAAATTCTGTTGGAAAGGGGCAGGGTAAGTTTGCTGATTCTCAGTCTGTTGCTTTTCAATCTGGAGCACATGAAAGTGGCACCAAGTTTGAGACTGAAGGAACTTCGAATACGAATACTGGTACTTCTCAAGAGCATGCAAGACCAAATGAAGACAAGTCTGATGGATCTGATCTTCCAAGTCAGTCTTGGTGGAAAAGGCATGCTGCATCCATGTACGACCGTGCGAAGGAGGCCAATACATTTTGGTCTGTCGTAGTTGCTGCTGCTTTTGTAGGACTTGTAATTCTGGGGCAGCAATGGCAGCGAGACAAATTGCAGCTTCATAAAACTAAATGGAGGTTTAGCATCAACGATGAG TGA
- the LOC135653397 gene encoding pentatricopeptide repeat-containing protein At4g21065-like has product MEAMVTPSRTPFSPFLSSQLKPIPKPTLHLHSPIPSPPPKDATATATTFTLQQTKEIHAHIIRTQFRPTNILPAQSSPQAQLNFLITSYIKNNTPSAALNLYAHMRETAASPDNFTVPSVLKACAQLSSLRQGMEIHGFVIKAGFHWDVFVHNSLMQMYSECGSLGFAAKLFDEMPDRDVVSWSTMIRSYAWCKLFDEAIELVREMLLSGIRPSEVAIINMLNLFADVGEFTKGRPVHTYLIKNSARESPSVNATTALIDMYVKCGSISAARRVFDRMEEKSTASWAAMIAGFIRSSDMGTAMELLIEMWHNHVFPNEITMLSLVIECGSIGNLELGKWLHAYILRNGFKMSVALGTALVDMYCKCRDLRSAREMFDLMDGKDIAVWTAMIAGYAHTNCIKEAFDLFTQMKDANIKPNEITMVNLLSLCSEAGALDRGRWIHACIDKQGIEMDVVLTTSLVDMYAKCGDINAAYAVFTQTTDRDVCMWNAMINGLAMNGYGEETIGLFMEMEKVGVRPNNVTFIGVLRACSHSGLVEEGKQFFSCMEHDYGWVPKVEHYGCMVDLLGRAGHLDEAHELIRRMPNVPNVIIWGALLAACKVHKNPKLGELAAKELLKLEPHNSGYNILLSNIYAIDRRWSEVAEVRKSMKDTGIKKMPGMTAIEVNGVVHEFVMGDASHPQSKKIQAMLSEMQEKLKRAGHVADTSGVYLNIDEEEKETVLNYHSEKLAMAFGLISTPPRTPIRIVKNLRVCDDCHAATKLLSQIYGRVIIVRDRNRFHRFYEGSCSCQDYW; this is encoded by the coding sequence ATGGAGGCTATGGTAACTCCAAGCAGAACCCCCTTCTCCCCCTTTCTCTCTTCCCAACTCAAACCCATCCCAAAACCTACTCTTCATCTCCACTCTCCAATCCCATCTCCACCACCAAAAgatgccaccgccaccgccaccaccttCACCTTGCAACAGACTAAAGAGATCCATGCCCACATTATCCGAACACAATTCCGACCAACGAATATCCTGCCTGCTCAATCCAGTCCTCAAGCCCAGCTTAATTTTCTCATCACTTCTTACATCAAGAACAACACACCGTCCGCCGCACTGAATCTCTACGCCCACATGCGGGAGACTGCGGCCAGCCCCGATAACTTCACCGTCCCCTCAGTTCTCAAGGCCTGCGCGCAGCTCTCGAGTCTCCGACAAGGAATGGAAATCCATGGGTTTGTCATAAAGGCCGGATTCCATTGGGATGTCTTCGTACATAATTCCTTGATGCAGATGTACTCGGAATGTGGATCCTTGGGGTTTGCTGCGAAGTTGTTCGATGAAATGCCTGATAGAGATGTGGTCTCGTGGAGCACTATGATAAGGAGCTATGCATGGTGTAAGTTGTTTGACGAAGCCATTGAACTCGTCAGAGAGATGCTCCTGTCAGGCATAAGGCCTAGTGAAGTAGCAATAATTAACATGCTTAATCTCTTTGCCGATGTTGGAGAGTTTACAAAGGGCCGACCAGTGCATACTTATTTGATAAAAAACAGTGCTAGGGAATCACCTAGTGTTAATGCTACCACTGCCCTGATTGATATGTACGTCAAGTGTGGAAGTATTTCTGCTGCAAGAAGAGTCTTTGACAGGATGGAGGAAAAGAGCACTGCATCATGGGCTGCCATGATAGCTGGTTTCATTCGTAGCAGTGATATGGGAACTGCGATGGAGCTGCTTATCGAGATGTGGCATAATCATGTATTCCCCAATGAGATCACGatgctgagcttggtgattgagtGTGGATCGATTGGCAATTTAGAATTGGGCAAATGGCTTCATGCCTACATACTTCGAAATGGCTTCAAGATGTCGGTAGCTTTGGGCACTGCCTTGGTTGATATGTACTGCAAGTGCCGTGATTTGAGGAGTGCAAGAGAAATGTTTGATCTCATGGATGGGAAGGACATTGCAGTGTGGACTGCCATGATTGCAGGATATGCGCACACCAATTGCATTAAAGAAGCCTTTGATCTCTTCACCCAGATGAAAGATGCAAATATAAAGCCAAACGAAATAACCATGGTGAACCTCCTCTCTTTATGTTCCGAGGCTGGGGCTCTCGACCGAGGAAGGTGGATTCATGCTTGTATTGACAAGCAAGGAATAGAGATGGATGTTGTGCTCACCACTTCATTGGTAGACATGTATGCCAAATGTGGGGATATCAATGCAGCGTATGCAGTATTCACTCAAACTACTGATAGAGATGTGTGCATGTGGAATGCAATGATTAACGGACTCGCCATGAATGGGTATGGAGAGGAGACTATCGGTCTTTTTATGGAGATGGAGAAGGTGGGTGTTAGACCAAACAATGTCACTTTCATTGGAGTATTGCGTGCATGTAGCCACTCAGGACTCGTAGAAGAGGGAAAGCAGTTCTTTAGTTGCATGGAACATGATTATGGATGGGTTCCAAAAGTCGAACATTATGGATGCATGGTTGATCTTCTTGGTCGAGCTGGACACCTTGATGAGGCACATGAATTGATACGCAGAATGCCTAATGTACCAAATGTGATAATATGGGGGGCACTTCTTGCTGCATGTAAAGTTCATAAGAATCCAAAATTGGGGGAACTGGCAGCAAAGGAGCTTCTCAAGCTTGAACCCCATAATAGTGGCTACAATATACTTCTCTCAAACATCTATGCAATTGATCGGAGATGGAGCGAGGTTGCAGAAGTAAGGAAATCGATGAAGGATACGGGAATTAAGAAGATGCCTGGGATGACCGCGATTGAGGTAAATGGAGTGGTTCATGAGTTTGTGATGGGTGATGCTTCACACCCACAGAGCAAGAAGATCCAAGCAATGCTCTCAGAAATGCAGGAGAAGCTCAAACGGGCAGGACATGTTGCTGATACTTCAGGCGTATATCTTAACATAGACGAGGAAGAGAAGGAAACAGTGCTCAACTATCATAGTGAGAAATTAGCCATGGCATTTGGTCTTATCAGTACCCCACCACGGACACCAATTCGAATTGTGAAAAACCTTAGGGTTTGTGATGACTGTCATGCTGCTACTAAGCTTCTTTCTCAGATATATGGCAGGGTGATTATTGTACGTGATCGAAACCGCTTCCACCGGTTCTATGAAGGATCATGTTCTTGCCAAGACTATTGGTAG
- the LOC135653062 gene encoding ATG8-interacting protein 1-like isoform X1, with amino-acid sequence MADNEKGQEETSSRGADWEVVSLTASAYAAAPGPSEFDPTDESKEKESITNHDTSAALFMSGHFIFPPSEHENLPIEPAISEIHSEPDGHDVSSEVFYDDNLLDNLGKQKLQTESDDDLHGIEFFDKENIGFQEGIGFQGLNSVGKGQGKFADSQSVAFQSGAHESGTKFETEGTSNTNTGTSQEHARPNEDKSDGSDLPSQSWWKRHAASMYDRAKEANTFWSVVVAAAFVGLVILGQQWQRDKLQLHKTKWRFSINDERMSRMLGPVGRFKHVLVGSHHPSKLAHGVGAASSI; translated from the exons ATGGCGGACAATGAAAAAGGTCAAGAGGAAACTTCATCTCGTGGAGCTGACTGGGAAGTTGTGTCCCTCACGGCATCTGCCTATGCTGCTGCACCTGGACCTAGCGAGTTTGACCCTACCGATGAAAGTAAAGAGAAGGAGAGCATAACTAATCATGATACTTCTGCTGCACTATTCATGTCTGGTCACTTTATATTTCCACCCAGTGAACATGAGAATCTTCCAATAGAACCCGCCATAAGTGAAATCCATAGTGAACCGGACGGACATGATGTAAGCTCTGaagttttttatgatgataatttacTTGATAATTTGGGTAAACAGAAGTTGCAGACTGAATCTGATGATGACTTGCATGGAATTGAGTTTTTCGACAAAGAAAATATTGGATTTCAAGAGGGCATAGGATTCCAAGGGCTAAATTCTGTTGGAAAGGGGCAGGGTAAGTTTGCTGATTCTCAGTCTGTTGCTTTTCAATCTGGAGCACATGAAAGTGGCACCAAGTTTGAGACTGAAGGAACTTCGAATACGAATACTGGTACTTCTCAAGAGCATGCAAGACCAAATGAAGACAAGTCTGATGGATCTGATCTTCCAAGTCAGTCTTGGTGGAAAAGGCATGCTGCATCCATGTACGACCGTGCGAAGGAGGCCAATACATTTTGGTCTGTCGTAGTTGCTGCTGCTTTTGTAGGACTTGTAATTCTGGGGCAGCAATGGCAGCGAGACAAATTGCAGCTTCATAAAACTAAATGGAGGTTTAGCATCAACGATGAG AGGATGAGCAGGATGCTGGGACCTGTCGgccggttcaaacatgttctggtTGGTAGCCACCACCCTAGCAAGCTGGCGCATGGAGTTGGTGCCGCCTCCAGCATTTGA
- the LOC135653398 gene encoding rubisco accumulation factor 1, chloroplastic-like yields the protein MALLSVATPLKAKHVPLLVATSRPSLILRHRLSLPKPASPRRCGRVYASMPPTPPPYPPPPGEQVYQPFRPPPSPLSAKYRSLGTAERLEILRDRLGLWHEYAPLISTLGHDGFTPPSIEEVTGISGVDQNRLIVAVQVRDSLVSSSFDPELLAFFDAGGGADLLYELRLLNAAQRAAAAYRVIEHRLDPKAAQELARAMKDFPRRRGDVGWDRFSAASPGDCLAYTHFRLSRETMSPAERMASLDRAVEAAETEEARKRIEEEIERASRQGEGGAVAAGEEAEELRVTVPVVRLRYGEVAEASTVVLLPVCRAEEGEEGIAAAPGRCRAEGELGVMAAERGWARWVVLPGWGPVVAAGNGVAVEFVDGRVLPWRGSGGWEEAVLVVADRGRREVGAEDGYYLVGGEEEGRGKGLGVERGGKLMGKGVKEALGTVVLVVRPPREEDDDMLRDEDWD from the coding sequence ATGGCACTGCTCTCAGTGGCGACCCCTCTCAAGGCCAAGCATGTGCCCCTCCTCGTCGCCACCTCCCGTCCCAGTTTGATCCTCCGCCACCGCCTCTCTCTTCCGAAGCCGGCGTCTCCCCGCCGGTGCGGCCGGGTCTACGCCTCCATGCCGCCCACCCCGCCGCCGTACCCTCCGCCGCCAGGCGAGCAGGTGTACCAGCCCTTTCGCCCCCCGCCCTCCCCGCTGTCGGCCAAGTACCGCTCCCTGGGCACCGCCGAGCGGCTCGAGATCCTCCGCGATCGCCTCGGATTGTGGCACGAGTACGCCCCGCTCATCTCCACCCTCGGCCACGACGGCTTCACCCCGCCCTCCATCGAGGAGGTCACCGGCATCTCCGGCGTCGACCAGAACCGCCTCATCGTCGCCGTGCAGGTCCGCGACTCCCTCGTCTCATCCTCCTTCGACCCCGAGTTGCTCGCGTTCTTCGACGCTGGCGGTGGCGCCGACCTCCTCTACGAGCTCCGCCTCCTCAACGCCGCCCAGCGCGCCGCCGCCGCCTACCGCGTCATCGAGCACCGCCTCGATCCAAAGGCGGCCCAGGAGCTGGCGCGGGCCATGAAGGACTTCCCCCGCCGCAGGGGGGACGTTGGCTGGGACCGCTTCTCTGCCGCTTCCCCGGGTGACTGCCTCGCCTACACCCACTTCCGCCTCAGCCGGGAGACGATGTCCCCTGCCGAGCGGATGGCGTCGCTCGATCGGGCGGTGGAGGCGGCGGAGACGGAGGAGGCGAGGAAGCGGATCGAGGAGGAGATCGAGCGGGCGTCCCGCCAAGGCGAAGGAGGAGCCGTGGCGGCCGGCGAAGAGGCGGAGGAGCTGAGGGTGACGGTGCCGGTGGTTCGACTGAGGTACGGGGAGGTAGCGGAGGCGTCGACAGTGGTGCTGCTACCGGTGTGCCGggcggaggagggggaggaggggatAGCAGCGGCGCCGGGGCGGTGCAGGGCGGAGGGAGAGCTGGGGGTGATGGCGGCGGAGCGGGGGTGGGCGAGGTGGGTGGTGCTGCCAGGGTGGGGGCCGGTGGTGGCGGCGGGGAATGGGGTGGCGGTGGAGTTCGTGGACGGGAGGGTGCTGCCGTGGAGGGGAAGCGGGGGTTGGGAGGAGGCGGTGCTGGTGGTGGCGGACCGGGGGAGACGGGAAGTGGGAGCTGAGGACGGATACTACTTGGTGGGCGGCGAGGAAGAGGGGAGGGGGAAGGGTTTGGGGGTGGAGAGAGGGGGGAAGCTGATGGGAAAGGGAGTGAAGGAGGCGTTGGGGACGGTGGTGTTGGTGGTGAGGCCACCCAGAGAGGAAGATGATGACATGCTGCGCGACGAAGACTGGGACTGA